A window of Mus pahari chromosome 7, PAHARI_EIJ_v1.1, whole genome shotgun sequence contains these coding sequences:
- the LOC110324657 gene encoding ATP synthase subunit beta, mitochondrial-like, whose amino-acid sequence MLSLVGRVASASASGALRGLSPSAALPQAQLLLRAAPAGVHPARDYAAQASAAPKAGTATGRIVAVIGAVVDVQFDEGLPPILNALEVQGRDSRLVLEVAQHLGESTVRTIAMDGTEGLVRGQKVLDSGAPIKIPVGPETLGRIMNVIGEPIDERGPIKTKQFAPIHAEAPEFIEMSVEQEILVTGIKVVDLLAPYAKGGKIGLFGGAGVGKTVLIMELINNVAKAHGGYSVFAGVGERTREGNDLYHEMIESGVINLKDATSKVALVYGQMNEPPGARARVALTGLTVAEYFRDQEGQDVLLFIDNIFRFTQAGSEVSALLGRIPSAVGYQPTLATDMGTMQERITTTKKGSITSVQVRKTKWIKISVGKINLGK is encoded by the exons ATGTTGAGTCTTGTGGGCCGTGTGGCCTCGGCCTCGGCCTCCGGGGCCTTGCGGGGACTCAGCCCTTCGGCGGCGCTGCCACAGGCGCAGCTTCTACTGCGAGCTGCTCCCGCCGGGGTCCATCCTG CCAGAGACTATGCGGCGCAGGCGTCTGCGGCCCCGAAGGCAGGCACCGCCACCGGGCGAATCGTGGCAGTCATCGGCGCCGTGGTGGACGTCCAGTTCGATGAGGGGTTACCTCCCATCCTAAATGCCCTGGAAGTGCAAGGCAGGGACAGCAGACTAGTTTTGGAGGTGGCCCAGCATTTAG GGGAGAGCACGGTAAGAACTATTGCTATGGACGGCACGGAAGGCTTGGTTAGAGGCCAGAAAGTACTGGATTCAGGGGCACCAATCAAAATTCCTGTTGGTCCTGAGACCTTGGGCAGAATCATGAATGTCATTGGAGAACCGATTGATGAGAGAGGTCCTATCAAAACCAAACA ATTCGCTCCTATTCATGCTGAGGCTCCTGAGTTCATAGAGATGAGTGTGGAACAGGAGATTCTGGTAACTGGGATAAAGGTTGTGGATCTGCTGGCCCCATACGCCAAGGGTGGGAAAATCg GACTCTTCGGAGGTGCTGGCGTTGGAAAGACAGTGCTGATCATGGAGTTAATCAACAATGTCGCCAAAGCCCATGGTGGTTACTCTGTATTTGCTGGTGTTGGTGAGAGGACCCGTGAGGGCAATGATTTATACCATGAAATGATTGAATCTGGTGTTATCAACCTAAAAGATGCCACCTCCAAG GTAGCATTGGTATATGGGCAGATGAACGAACCACCTGGCGCTCGAGCCCGAGTAGCTCTGACTGGTCTGACCGTTGCTGAATACTTCAGAGACCAGGAGGGCCAAGATGTCCTGCTGTTTATTGACAACATCTTCCGCTTTACCCAGGCTGGCTCAGAG GTATCTGCCTTATTGGGCAGAATCCCTTCTGCTGTAGGCTACCAGCCTACCCTAGCCACTGACATGGGTACAATGCAGGAAAGGATCACCACTACCAAGAAGGGATCTATCACCTCGGTGCAGGTAAGGAAAACTAAGTGGATAAAGATTTCAGTTGGTAAAATCAACCTagggaaataa